In Rosa chinensis cultivar Old Blush chromosome 1, RchiOBHm-V2, whole genome shotgun sequence, a genomic segment contains:
- the LOC112177085 gene encoding zinc finger CCCH domain-containing protein 40: MAPSRSVSNLEADGRERSDFPIICESCLGDNPYVRMTRADFDKECYTCSRPFTVFRWKPGRDARYKKTEICQTCSKLQNVCQVCVLDLRTGLPVQVRNTALGVNPNDAVLPKSDVNREHFAEEHDRMVRASGIIDPYEQEYGKSRTSDTILKLQRTTPYYQRNRAHVCSFYAKGQCTRGAECPYRHEMPITGELSNQNIKDRFHGVNDPVALKLLRKAGEMGSLEPPEDESIRTLYVGGVVDGRVSEQDLRDCFWVHGEIESIRVVGQRGCAFVTYVTREGAEKAAEELCNKLVVKGLRLKLAWGRPQAPRVQDEGASRQPDAAAAHCGWLPQVGVPQQDQSAVQQYYYMPPPPSQGGTTFYPSMDPQRMGALVGRT, encoded by the coding sequence ATGGCGCCTAGTAGATCGGTGAGTAATCTAGAGGCAGATGGCCGGGAACGATCAGACTTCCCGATCATCTGCGAATCATGCCTCGGTGACAATCCCTACGTCCGCATGACACGTGCCGATTTCGACAAAGAGTGCTACACCTGCAGTCGTCCCTTCACCGTTTTCCGGTGGAAACCCGGCCGCGACGCCCGCTACAAGAAGACGGAGATTTGCCAGACCTGCAGTAAGTTGCAAAATGTGTGTCAGGTCTGCGTCTTAGATCTCCGAACCGGCTTGCCGGTTCAGGTTCGGAACACTGCTCTCGGCGTCAACCCAAACGACGCCGTCCTGCCGAAGAGCGACGTCAACCGGGAGCATTTCGCTGAGGAACATGACCGTATGGTTAGGGCTTCTGGTATTATCGATCCTTACGAACAAGAGTACGGAAAATCAAGGACAAGTGACACTATCCTCAAGCTTCAGAGGACGACACCGTATTACCAGAGGAACCGAGCGCATGTGTGTAGTTTTTACGCTAAGGGCCAGTGCACTAGAGGAGCTGAGTGTCCTTACCGGCATGAGATGCCAATAACTGGGGAGTTGTCAAACCAAAATATCAAGGACCGGTTCCATGGGGTCAACGATCCTGTGGCATTGAAGCTGCTTCGAAAGGCCGGAGAGATGGGGTCTTTGGAGCCTCCTGAGGACGAGAGTATTAGGACTTTATATGTGGGGGGTGTGGTTGATGGAAGAGTTTCGGAGCAGGACTTGAGGGATTGCTTTTGGGTTCATGGCGAGATCGAATCGATTAGGGTGGTAGGGCAAAGAGGATGTGCTTTTGTGACTTATGTAACAAGAGAAGGTGCGGAGAAGGCTGCGGAGGAACTTTGTAATAAGCTGGTGGTGAAGGGTTTGAGACTGAAGTTGGCATGGGGTAGACCTCAGGCGCCGCGAGTGCAGGATGAGGGAGCTAGTAGGCAGCCGGATGCGGCGGCGGCTCATTGTGGGTGGTTGCCTCAAGTAGGCGTCCCCCAACAAGACCAATCAGCAGTACAGCAATACTACTACATGCCACCTCCACCTTCCCAAGGGGGAACAACATTTTATCCATCAATGGATCCTCAAAGAATGGGCGCCCTTGTTGGCCGGACCTAA
- the LOC112177076 gene encoding mechanosensitive ion channel protein 10 isoform X1 produces the protein MEFQKSNIDHVVVSIDQPSPKLNQSPQADSIPQSPQSIAKPLRRLNFSKPRSRFEENKHPVTPRTILQSEEHEPLNTNEDNYSSSSDDEEWFENEEDDQEEEGNKRKQGNKRKRKMNKRALIEWTLFLIIMTCLVCSLTVDSLKHEMKWGLQVWKWCLMVLVMFCGRLVSGWVVGFIVFLIERNFMLREKVLYFVFGLRKSFQNCAWLALVLVAWVIMFPHVDKQSKVLKKVFRALIAVLIGATIWLLKIVFVKVLASSFHVATFFDRMKESVFHHFILDALSGPPMDLEERDHLSQRRLQASKTLPARLRRDKSSQLTKSRSCKQDGSRTIDMEKLKKLSMPGRATAWSVKRLVSYVRSSGLSTMVSSTMDDFGNTESEITSEWEARNSAQRIFKNVAKPGAKYIEEEDLLRFLKTDEIHTIFPLFEGATETGRITKASFRNWVVHAYIERRALAHSLNDTKTAVQQLHKLASAVVIVIITVVSLLVMGLATTKVIFVVTSQLLLVGFMFQNMCKTMFESIIFVFVMHPFDVGDRCVVDGVQMIVEEMNILTTVFLRYDNEKIYYPNSVLLTKPISNFRRSPDMGDSVDFTIDVSTPVDDVTALKKAIQSYIESKPKHWNPKHSVIVKDIVNVDKMKMLLCVQHTMNHQNYGEKSVRRSELVFELKRIFQNLGIKYHLLPQEVNIPQFNKSTGLINRD, from the exons ATGGAGTTCCAAAAGAGCAATATAGACCATGTGGTAGTAAGCATAGACCAACCAAGCCCCAAACTCAACCAGTCACCCCAAGCAGACTCAATCCCACAATCACCACAGTCAATAGCCAAACCGCTTAGACGCCTCAACTTTTCCAAACCCCGGTCACGGTTCGAGGAGAATAAGCATCCTGTGACACCAAGAACCATTCTCCAATCCGAAGAACACGAGCCCTTAAACACTAACGAAGACAACTACTCGTCCTCATCAGATGATGAAGAATGGTTCGAAAATGAAGAAGACGACCAAGAAGAAGAGGGAAACAAACGCAAGCAAGGGAAcaaaaggaagagaaagatgAACAAGAGAGCTCTGATAGAGTGGACTTTGTTTCTCATAATAATGACTTGCTTGGTATGTTCCCTGACTGTAGATTCCCTTAAACACGAAATGAAATGGGGTTTGCAGGTATGGAAATGGTGCCTAATGGTCTTGGTTATGTTTTGTGGGCGCTTAGTCTCGGGTTGGGTTGTGGGGTTCATTGTCTTTCTTATAGAGAGAAACTTCATGCTTAGAGAAAAAGTACTCTACTTTGTGTTTGGTCTGCGCAAGAGTTTCCAAAATTGTGCTTGGCTAGCCCTAGTTTTAGTGGCTTGGGTGATCATGTTCCCTCATGTCGACAAACaaagcaaggttctaaaaaaagTGTTTCGAGCCCTCATCGCCGTGCTGATCGGCGCCACGATTTGGTTGCTAAAGATCGTTTTTGTCAAGGTGTTGGCCTCTTCATTTCACGTAGCTACATTCTTTGACCGTATGAAAGAGAGTGTATTCCACCACTTCATTTTGGATGCCCTGTCCGGGCCGCCAATGGATCTGGAGGAGAGGGACCACCTTTCGCAGCGTCGTTTGCAGGCTTCCAAGACATTGCCGGCGAGGTTGAGGAGGGATAAGTCTAGCCAGTTGACCAAGTCGAGGTCTTGTAAGCAAGATGGGTCGAGGACGATTGACATGGAGAAGCTCAAGAAGTTGAGCATGCCGGGTAGGGCAACGGCGTGGAGTGTGAAGAGGCTGGTGAGCTATGTCAGGTCTTCAGGTTTGTCGACAATGGTTTCAAGTACGATGGATGATTTCGGCAATACGGAATCGGAGATTACGAGTGAATGGGAGGCGAGGAACAGTGCTCAAAGAATATTCAAGAATGTTGCCAAGCCTGGTGCCAA ATACATAGAAGAGGAAGATTTACTACGGTTCTTGAAGACCGATGAAATTCACACCATATTCCCTCTCTTTGAAGGAGCAACTGAAACTGGTAGAATAACAAAGGCTTCCTTCAGAAATTGGGTG GTACATGCCTACATTGAGCGCAGAGCATTGGCTCATTCTTTGAATGATACCAAGACCGCTGTCCAACAACTTCACAAGCTGGCGAGTGCAGTTGTGATTGTGATTATAACTGTGGTGAGCCTTTTGGTCATGGGTTTGGCCACAACTAAGGTTATCTTTGTGGTCACTTCTCAGTTGCTGCTCGTAGGCTTCATGTTTCAAAACATGTGCAAAACTATGTTTGAGTCCATCATTTTTGTGTTTGTGATGCACCCGTTCGATGTCGGTGATCGTTGCGTCGTCGATGGCGTACAG ATGATTGTGGAAGAGATGAACATATTGACAACAGTTTTCTTAAGGTATGATAATGAGAAAATATATTACCCGAATTCTGTGCTTCTTACAAAGCCTATTAGCAATTTCAGAAGAAGTCCAGACATGGGTGACAGTGTTGATTTCACCATTGATGTCTCTACTCCAGTTGACGATGTTACTGCACTCAAGAAGGCTATACAATC ATATATTGAGAGCAAACCAAAGCATTGGAACCCGAAACACTCGGTGATAGTGAAGGACATTGTAAATGTGGACAAGATGAAAATGTTGCTATGTGTTCAACATACGATGAACCATCAAAACTATGGGGAAAAGAGTGTTCGAAGATCAGAGCTGGTGTTTGAATTGAAGAGGATATTCCAAAACCTTGGCATTAAGTaccatcttcttcctcaagaaGTAAATATTCCACAATTCAACAAAAGCACCGGGCTAATTAATCGCGATTAA
- the LOC112177076 gene encoding mechanosensitive ion channel protein 10 isoform X2: MEFQKSNIDHVVVSIDQPSPKLNQSPQADSIPQSPQSIAKPLRRLNFSKPRSRFEENKHPVTPRTILQSEEHEPLNTNEDNYSSSSDDEEWFENEEDDQEEEGNKRKQGNKRKRKMNKRALIEWTLFLIIMTCLVCSLTVDSLKHEMKWGLQVWKWCLMVLVMFCGRLVSGWVVGFIVFLIERNFMLREKVLYFVFGLRKSFQNCAWLALVLVAWVIMFPHVDKQSKVLKKVFRALIAVLIGATIWLLKIVFVKVLASSFHVATFFDRMKESVFHHFILDALSGPPMDLEERDHLSQRRLQASKTLPARLRRDKSSQLTKSRSCKQDGSRTIDMEKLKKLSMPGRATAWSVKRLVSYVRSSGLSTMVSSTMDDFGNTESEITSEWEARNSAQRIFKNVAKPGAKYIEEEDLLRFLKTDEIHTIFPLFEGATETGRITKASFRNWVVHAYIERRALAHSLNDTKTAVQQLHKLASAVVIVIITVVSLLVMGLATTKVIFVVTSQLLLVGFMFQNMCKTMFESIIFVFVMHPFDVGDRCVVDGVQMIVEEMNILTTVFLRRSPDMGDSVDFTIDVSTPVDDVTALKKAIQSYIESKPKHWNPKHSVIVKDIVNVDKMKMLLCVQHTMNHQNYGEKSVRRSELVFELKRIFQNLGIKYHLLPQEVNIPQFNKSTGLINRD; this comes from the exons ATGGAGTTCCAAAAGAGCAATATAGACCATGTGGTAGTAAGCATAGACCAACCAAGCCCCAAACTCAACCAGTCACCCCAAGCAGACTCAATCCCACAATCACCACAGTCAATAGCCAAACCGCTTAGACGCCTCAACTTTTCCAAACCCCGGTCACGGTTCGAGGAGAATAAGCATCCTGTGACACCAAGAACCATTCTCCAATCCGAAGAACACGAGCCCTTAAACACTAACGAAGACAACTACTCGTCCTCATCAGATGATGAAGAATGGTTCGAAAATGAAGAAGACGACCAAGAAGAAGAGGGAAACAAACGCAAGCAAGGGAAcaaaaggaagagaaagatgAACAAGAGAGCTCTGATAGAGTGGACTTTGTTTCTCATAATAATGACTTGCTTGGTATGTTCCCTGACTGTAGATTCCCTTAAACACGAAATGAAATGGGGTTTGCAGGTATGGAAATGGTGCCTAATGGTCTTGGTTATGTTTTGTGGGCGCTTAGTCTCGGGTTGGGTTGTGGGGTTCATTGTCTTTCTTATAGAGAGAAACTTCATGCTTAGAGAAAAAGTACTCTACTTTGTGTTTGGTCTGCGCAAGAGTTTCCAAAATTGTGCTTGGCTAGCCCTAGTTTTAGTGGCTTGGGTGATCATGTTCCCTCATGTCGACAAACaaagcaaggttctaaaaaaagTGTTTCGAGCCCTCATCGCCGTGCTGATCGGCGCCACGATTTGGTTGCTAAAGATCGTTTTTGTCAAGGTGTTGGCCTCTTCATTTCACGTAGCTACATTCTTTGACCGTATGAAAGAGAGTGTATTCCACCACTTCATTTTGGATGCCCTGTCCGGGCCGCCAATGGATCTGGAGGAGAGGGACCACCTTTCGCAGCGTCGTTTGCAGGCTTCCAAGACATTGCCGGCGAGGTTGAGGAGGGATAAGTCTAGCCAGTTGACCAAGTCGAGGTCTTGTAAGCAAGATGGGTCGAGGACGATTGACATGGAGAAGCTCAAGAAGTTGAGCATGCCGGGTAGGGCAACGGCGTGGAGTGTGAAGAGGCTGGTGAGCTATGTCAGGTCTTCAGGTTTGTCGACAATGGTTTCAAGTACGATGGATGATTTCGGCAATACGGAATCGGAGATTACGAGTGAATGGGAGGCGAGGAACAGTGCTCAAAGAATATTCAAGAATGTTGCCAAGCCTGGTGCCAA ATACATAGAAGAGGAAGATTTACTACGGTTCTTGAAGACCGATGAAATTCACACCATATTCCCTCTCTTTGAAGGAGCAACTGAAACTGGTAGAATAACAAAGGCTTCCTTCAGAAATTGGGTG GTACATGCCTACATTGAGCGCAGAGCATTGGCTCATTCTTTGAATGATACCAAGACCGCTGTCCAACAACTTCACAAGCTGGCGAGTGCAGTTGTGATTGTGATTATAACTGTGGTGAGCCTTTTGGTCATGGGTTTGGCCACAACTAAGGTTATCTTTGTGGTCACTTCTCAGTTGCTGCTCGTAGGCTTCATGTTTCAAAACATGTGCAAAACTATGTTTGAGTCCATCATTTTTGTGTTTGTGATGCACCCGTTCGATGTCGGTGATCGTTGCGTCGTCGATGGCGTACAG ATGATTGTGGAAGAGATGAACATATTGACAACAGTTTTCTTAAG AAGAAGTCCAGACATGGGTGACAGTGTTGATTTCACCATTGATGTCTCTACTCCAGTTGACGATGTTACTGCACTCAAGAAGGCTATACAATC ATATATTGAGAGCAAACCAAAGCATTGGAACCCGAAACACTCGGTGATAGTGAAGGACATTGTAAATGTGGACAAGATGAAAATGTTGCTATGTGTTCAACATACGATGAACCATCAAAACTATGGGGAAAAGAGTGTTCGAAGATCAGAGCTGGTGTTTGAATTGAAGAGGATATTCCAAAACCTTGGCATTAAGTaccatcttcttcctcaagaaGTAAATATTCCACAATTCAACAAAAGCACCGGGCTAATTAATCGCGATTAA
- the LOC112177089 gene encoding uncharacterized protein LOC112177089: MEDEWKITEAMPQLMVASEKAFEAADFYELLFGAQKTRYNEFPMQSRTSDRYCRVACVELTIGSSPLVVRDFDSINSRVVRDVNSWVSTSLCLQCLNLDLMMARAVSIGCTVLKEILEDPVRPGVMVGIIRDPFGHVWELSNSSYGVSGEGFMNTECMNVLLQGWSKSKREENKGLFETYDFTPMVGSCETKKNAAHIVSTCRHQGPLFDPILFYCKYMLSTNHISLW, encoded by the exons ATGGAAGATGAATGGAAAATTACTGAGGCCATGCCACAGCTCATGGTGGCTTCAGAAAAAGCATTTGAAGCTGCAGATTTCTATGAACTCTTATTTGGAGCACAGAAAACTCGATACAATGAGTTTCCCATGCAGAGTCGAACGTCTGACAGGTACTGCCGGGTTGCATGTGTGGAGCTCACAATAGGTTCCAGCCCTCTTGTGGTGAGGGATTTTGACAGTATAAACAGTAG GGTTGTGAGAGATGTAAATTCATGGGTTTCCACTTCCCTCTGCCTTCAATGCTTGAACCTGGACCTTATGATGGCAAGGGCTGTCAGTATAGGCTGCACAGTTCTTAAAGAAATTTTGGAGGATCCAGTTCGTCCTGGTGTGATGGTCGGCATTATAAGAGATCCATTTGGTCATGTATGGGAGCTCAGCAACTCATCTT ATGGTGTCTCAGGAGAGGGTTTCATGAACACTGAGTGCATGAACGTGTTGCTTCAAGGTTGGAGCAAGAGTAAGAGGGAGGAGAACAAAGGGCTGTTTGAAACCTATGATTTCACACCAATGGTTGGGTCCtgtgagacaaagaagaatgCAGCACATATAGTCAGTACGTGCAGACATCAAGGTCCCTTATTTGACCCCATTCTTTTTTATTGCAAATACATG TTAAGTACAAATCATATCTCTCTTTGGTAA